The Eleginops maclovinus isolate JMC-PN-2008 ecotype Puerto Natales chromosome 10, JC_Emac_rtc_rv5, whole genome shotgun sequence nucleotide sequence CCATGTATCTGTTTTTCTAAAGAGCTATTCACCCTGTGCCAAACATGATCCTGGTATAATTTAACAGAAAAGCAATCAACTTCTTTTCTAAATATTAGGAAAAAAACCAAGAGATAGAAAATGTGCAATTTTTTTAACCCCAGCATAagttttttacctttttgtattgacatttttgaGAGACAACATATTGTATTCTGTTCCTTCAATCCACGAGTTTGTAGTCTTAGTCCCCTGAATCCCATCCTGATCACAGACTGCACCTCCATGTTAGAGTCTCCCTTCTGGTTCTGTAAACCGTGGACATTTGAGTAGTCTTTGTATGTATTGCTTTGCCAATACCACTTTTATAGAGACACTGTAAGATTGAATTATCTAGGTCACCGCATTcatccatttgtttttattcactcTTTTCACAGAGGACTGGCTCTCTGATGAACACGGACTCCATGCGATGCCCTGCCCTCATTGAATTTGGGAAGTATGAGATCCAAACGTGGTACTCGTCGCCTTACCCTCCTGAATATTCAAGGTAATGTTGCTTTTACTGCACACATAATGCCCGTTTCTTTGTTACTTGAGTTGCGATTTATTTCaatgtccttttaaaaaaaaaaggctctcATGCTGAAGTACAAACCGcagctctttcttttcttttttgcagatTACAAAAGCTTTATCTGTGCGAGTTCTGTCTGAAGTACATGAGGAGCAAAAACATTCtccagagacacacaaagaagtGTGGCTGGTTTCACCCTCCAGCCAATGAAATCTACAGAAAGGACGACCTTTCCGTATTTGAGGTCAGCTTCCCTTTACAGAAATAAAGCAATAACTGTATGCTGCATGAGATTCCACTGAATGGGTTCTGGGAAGAGGAGGGGAGCGGGGGAATGGGAACTGTTTGAACACTGTCCTCTTGGTCTTTTTATTCCGTGTTTAGGTTGATGGAAATGTCAGCAAACTATTCTGCCAAAACCTCTGCCTGTTAGCCAAGCTTTTCCTGGATCACAAGACCTTGTATTATGATGTGGAGCCGTTCCTCTTCTACATACTCACAAAGAATGATGAGAAAGGCTGTCATCTTGTGGGCTATTTCTCCAAGGTAAGAATTACATAGTGATTATACGGGAAATGAAAAGGACACCGCACATCGTTTTTAAATGATGATACTGATACAGTTAGACCTCACTGTGATTTGTCCAGTTTCTGAAAGGGGGATTGAAGCTAATCACAGTAGAGCTTAAATATGATGAGTCGATGCATTTATAAGCCAagcatgcatttcatttaaaactatttGTTTTGCCACAGTATCGTTCCAAAGCATCGGAATTCTTTACATAAAAACGTGCATATAATAAAGACATCGatgcatacagacacacatataaatacataaatgcaaACAAACGAAGCCAGTCTTAGATGAGCCGGCAACGCGTTACATGCTTACAATGCATAAATACTGAATGTCTTTCTCCAGATTATGAAGAAGTGTGAGGTTTttatgcttttgtgtgttttacatcaTTGCAAATTGACTACAGTgatgttaaaatattaagaaaagcTAAATGAAGATTAGATTTTGGCAAactttcttcacatttttctaGTATCTGACATtaaacaaattgaaatgattACTCAAATGATCAAAGAATAACAGACAGATTTACTGACAAAGGGATTATTATCATTTGTTGTAGCATAAACTAatcgcctgtgtgtgtgtgtgtgtgtgtgtgtgtgtgtgtgtgtgtgtgtgtgatctgtgtgtctgtgtgtgtgtatgggagcTTTAGACAAGGACAATGGCAGGTGCAGTAAATTGCCAGCTTCAGCAGAGCTCTGACATACTTGATCTGTTTCTCCTTCCCTCAGGAAAAGCTTTGCCAGCAGAAGTACAACGTCTCCTGCATAATGATCATGCCTCAGTACCAAAGGCAAGGATTTGGAAGGTTCCTTATTGATTTCAGTAAGTTCCTTAATGCTTTTTTAGACCACTGAACTgcattgatgttgtttttttgtctttggtcTTTACAAATAATTTCAGATTAAGAGCTGAATGCGTCGCTCGTGGCAAGGTGCTGTTATTCGGTTAAGGCTTTTGAAGGAGCCTAATCAAGAGCATTCCTGTGCAGCGCTAAAGCAATCACATAAGATTAGGAGTGAGAAACATAGCATTCTGGCTGCATACATTATGCGATGGCCAATAGTACTTCCTTCATGCCTGGAGAGCTTTTTCCTCGATGAGTCCCCCAATCCTCTCTCCTCGACTCGTGATGAGGTGATACTGCTTTTATGTTTTAGTGCCGTAAACGCAGCACATACAATATTTAAAGCCTCGCCGTCCACTTTCTGAAAACAGTTGCTGCCCTGAGTGGATTTCTGTGTTTAGGCtggcagtttttttttcccatcatTATAGGcgttttattgttttgaacaGTTGCCGAGTTCGTGTGTGATGAAGAAAAAGGAGTGGGAGCGGGGGAGGGGAGGGCGGTAATGGAGCATTTGATTTCCTGTTCACTTTGGGAGCCATTGAGAGACGAGATGCAAGAGGATCTGTGatattgagagtgtgctgaTAACAAAGACGGGGATTAAGGGAGACTGAACACAGCTGAGTTCGGAGCTCTTTGAAGGCTTTATTGGAAAATGTAGCTTTGGAGCTGGAAGTTGTTTAGATTAAGATTTTCTGTTATGTTGGATGGTATTAGAGGAACACTTAGTCTCAGGTAGCTCTGAGAGCCGACTGGATGTCTCTGGAAAATGCACCCTTTCAAATCCTAATTCCAAGGTCTCAGAgcagcttttttgttttgtttattaatatacTCACAGAGCAATACGAAATGAAATATGACCATTTTCAattaatttatttgaacatcGCTAAGTGTGTGTTATCGCAGGCTCCTCTTTAGTAATGAATATTGTCATGATTACTGGAATATCATGTGTTCACTGTTTGGTGATTAGATTTGCTTGTTTGGTTCTCGGTAGTGGGTGCACATTAAAACGCATTAATTAATTTCATGCCGCTCATAATGGATGACCCTTGACAGGGCCGCTATAAAACTAATTACACACagatacatatttgtattagtttttttttttcttgttcattATCTCCCCTAAGTGCAGTCTCTTGTGAGCAATGACATCCAGCTGCTTCTCTGTTTCGCTCTGTCGCTTTGTTTCCTCTTTACTCCCCTCTTTCAACCTCCTTTGTTGCCCTTGCCAGCATGTATCATAGCTTCTGACAGAGGTTGAAGGAGAGGAAAACTGATTGCCTCGCCTCCCTTTGCACTGTTTGAAGGTGAAATCCCAACCAGGGTTCGGTGTCACATCGTTACATGAATATGTTATCCATAAGGGAGGGGGTGTGGGGATTGAATTGCAATCCGAAATAACCCAGCAGCAGCCTCTGGCTTGActaaagcattttgtttttgtttgaatctTGTCTTTTTAGGTTACCTTCTCACCAGGCAAGAAGGACAAGCCGGCTCCCCGGAGAAACCGCTGTCAGATCTGGGTCGCTTATCCTACCTGGCATATTGGAAAAGTGTCATACTGGAGTACCTTTATAAGCATCCAGATAAACACATCAGTGTTAAAGGAATAAGCAGGGCCACTGGGATGTGTCCGCACGACATCGCCGCTACTCTCCAGCAGCTCGGCATGATTGACAGACAGGATGGCAGGTCAGTTTCCGCGCCGCAGTCTCCTTCAGCTTCTCTTCGCTGTCTGACTTATCCAGGCCAGCGGGTATTTTTAACAGCATATCCATTAATGCAGCCGAATATTGACAGAAGTAAGTCAGGTTAAGCACCCCCAAGGACACGGAGCACCTGCTGTCCCAAAGAGCTCGTCTTTGTGCTCGCTTTTAACCACACATCAcctcctgtctccccctgccAGGGCTTTAGTTGACACTCTTTTTCTCCCCAGGATCGTGTTGATCAGAAGAGAGCGATTGATCCAGAGGCACATGGAGATCCTGAGGGCGAGCCGGCGTCGGAACGAGGTGGACCCCGACGCCCTGCGCTGGACGCCTTCGACGACTCTCAACGCCGtgctgtctgaggaggagagggaggcggAGATGGATGTGAGCCTCCTCGCTCATTTAGAAGACACcagttatttgtttattctcgcctgctctgctgtttgtttgattAACTGGAGAGTTCAAATAGGGGCCGTTAATGGGGGGAGCATTATCACCGTCAGCAGGCATCTAATGTTGTGCAAAATTGCCCTAAATCAGTTCACTACATAATTGATAGAATGCAATCTTTCCACGGTTGCTTAGCGCAGACGTTTCCTCCATGACAGGCAAACATCCAATCGGGACGCTGCTCTTATTATCAGGAGGGAACCTGCGGTGATTCATTTATCATGATGTTAATTTCCAATCTCTTGTTTTCCCATTAGCATCATTGCTCAGATGCTGGAGCCGTGCATGCGCCTTTTTTTTCCCAGAGATAATGCGTCTTGTCTGTTTAATCACCAGGCGGAGCGGCTGAAGGAGCAGGCCAGTTGctgggagaaggaggagagggagggttTCACGATGACTCACGGCAGCAGGCCGCCTCTCACCAAGGTCCACTGTAAGGTTCCCTTCAGGACCTACGAGCGCCGCCCCGCGCTGTCCTGGACCAGGCGCATCCAGCAGTCACAGGAAGTGAGCGACGACGAGGCCGATGACGACGACGACTCGGACGCCTCGCCGCCCATCCTGACAAAAGCCCATGCGATGCTTGCTGCCAAGAGAAAGGTGACTATTATTGTCTGTTGATGTGAATCATGCCTCTCTCCCTGGAGGGATTACTGTATCTCATTGATTGTCTAGAGTTTTATTCCAGGACAAAGTGGAATAGAATTAGATATTTTCCTTCATTAGAGACCATGTTGTGAGGGATTTATAAATATTCATGGGTTCAGTGGAGGGTTCAGTGGATTCCTCCTGTCAGCTGGAGATAATAGattgtgttttcagtgctgGTGTTAGACTGTGCCGGCTAACCCTTGTACTATTGTCACTGGTCATGGTTAATTTACTGCCCTCCTCTGTGCTCCTCACATCTGTTCCGTCTATATGGCACTGCCCTCTTGTGCTGGAGATAATATTACAGCGGGCCTCGTGATGCAAGGGAGACCTTTCTCCAACACAAACCGTATGGAAACCAGAACAGAACGGCTGTTGGAGTTCATTAAGTGCATTAGTTACAGTATTGATTTCACATTCTTCTCTCGGAGAGGAAAGCGGTCAAGTCGTAGGCTGCCGCTGGGAAACAACTGGAGAATGTAAAATATAGACTGTGGTTTCTGCTTGCTCTGACTGTCTCAGCTGTGGTTTTCCACACCAGGCTGCATTGCTCAAACCTTCAGTCTCAAAGTGTGGTTTCAACAGTTTTACATTTAGCACAGAAGTCTGAATGAGTTCCTGCTGCATACTCACAGAGGTGAGCCTATTCTTTACAAAACTCCTCTactgttttattctgttttcatGGGttcctcttttatttgttttgcagagaACCATCGTGCTCAAAAAGAGAGGGCGTAAAAGGAAGAGAATAAACAGCAGCGTGACGACAGAAACCATCTCTGAGAGGACAGAGGTGCTGAACGAACCATTCGACAACTCCGACGATGAGCGTCCTATGCCCCTGCTGGAGCGCACCTGCAGAGTGGGcgagatggaggatgaagaggacgaggacgaggatgaggaggaggaggaggaggaggaggaggaacaagacgaggaggaacaggaggagaagATACCCATTACACCAATGAAACGCCGGAGAGGTCGCCCGCGGCTGGAGAAAAATGCACGAAGAGACAATCTTGAACACTGGAATGAAGGTATTTACGTCTTGCCTATTTATAAAATAGTTTTATAGCAGATTTGATATCTGTTGCAGTCATTAAAGTGTGCGATATTCATTTCTTTTCGACCTGTAGGAGCTGACATCCTCTCTAAGAGACCCAGCAGGCCCCGTCCAGTGAAACGGAAGAAGGGCTGGCCAAAAGGAGTGAAGCGCGGCCCTCCGAAGTGGAGACTAAAGAACGAGCGGAAGATGGGCTTCAAGCTCAACCTCTACACACCCCCTGAGACGCCGATGGAGGCGGATCAGCACCATATTCACACTGAAGAGGCGAAGGAGGAACCGGACGAGGACGCTGTCAGCGCAGACGAGGGCCGGACAGCAGGCAGAGGCCCGGCCAGTGCAGATGTCACCATGGAGCGACTTCTCTCCGAGCCCCCCAGTCCTGCTGACCATGGCTCTCTGAAGTCCAGCTCCCCCGAAGGATCGCCTGTTGCTTCTCCTGCGTGCTCTACCGCCACCTCACCCACCCCCTTGGCCCTCCAGGACAAAGCTGATTCCCCAGAACCACCTGAGGACGACCAGCAGGAGAGCGACCCCGGGCAGGACTCCCCATCCAAAGAGGTTGAGCACAGCACAGCGGAGGCTTCACTGGAGAACGACaatgcagaggaggaggaggaggaggaggagcagaggactCGTGTGGAGGACCAGGATGCCGACGATGAGGACGACAGCCACAGCAAGCCGGCAGAACCcgagagcagcagagcagagtttGAGAGGGAGTGTTCGAAAGAAACAGAGTGCACATCGCCTTTTTTAGATCCAAAAGAAGACAACAACTCTGAGTTGAGTCAGCAGGTTGCTACAGCAGCGCGGAGTGAAGAGGAgccagctgcagctgcagctgctgacgGCCTCCAGGAGGCGCCGGCACGAGCAACCGTAGCAACCCCGCCGCCTGAAGCAGTAGCTGTCGGTTCAGCCGCAGACTCTGACAACCCTGTGGAGTCGGAGTCAGAGGAGGAAAGCGCGTCAAGTCCATGCCCGGATCGGCCCCCTCCTCAGCCCACAGAGAGGCCTGCGGTGAGCCCCGTGCTGCGCCAGGACCCCCCAATCTGCACTGAGATTGACTCGGAGACAGCCCAAGCTGTTCAGTCCCTGAcacaggagacagagagggagagtgtgttCCAGGGCTGTGTGGAGAGTCAGGAGCACTGCCGGCCCCTGCAGACCTACACCCACGTGGCACAGAGCCCCCAGCTCACCCCGCTGGATGACTGCCCCCACTCAGACCACAGCAGTCCCCTCTCCTCCGCCCAATCCCATCCCAGCCAGTCGGTCCGCTCTGTCAACAGCCCGGCGGTGTCCCTCCTGGAGAGCGGCTACACCCAGATAAGCCCGGACCACAGCGCCATCTCCGTGCCATCGCTGCACAACCTGGAGACCAGCCCCATGATGGACGTGCCGTCAGTGTCAGACCACTCGCAACAGGTGGTGGACAGCGGCTTCAGCGACTTGGGAAGCATCGAGAGCACCACAGAGAACTACGAGAACCCCAGCAGCTACGACTCCACCATGGGGGGCAGCATCTGCGGGGCGGGCCCCTCCCAGAACAGCTGCTCCTACGGCAGCATCCCCCCCAGCGGCCTGGCCCAGAGCAGCTGCGCCGTGAGCCAGCAAATGGCCGCGGTCAACCCCGGCAGCTGCGGCATGATTCAGCAGAACAGCCTGAGCTCGCCGCCGCACTGCAACGTGAAGTCGCCGCAGGGCTGCGTGGTGGTGGAGCGGCCCCCCAGCAACAGCCAGCACAGTCAACACAGCCAGCGCAGCCAACACAGCTCCCACAGCCGGCACGGCCCCCACACCCAGCACAGCCAACACAATCAGCATGGCCCCCACAATCAGCTCAGCCAGCACAGCCAACACAACCCCCACAACCagcacccccaccaccacaaccaccaccTGCAGCATAATCAGCTGAGCCAGCACAATCAGCACGCGCAGCACGGCCTCCACAATCAGCACGCTCAGCACGGCCAGCAGCAGCCCCTGGCGCAGTGTGCCATCCCCCCAAACTTCACGACCACCATGCAACTGGCCGACATCCCCGAGTCCGGGAACCCCAACTTCACCCTCTACGAGCGGATCAACCACCAGGGGGAGTACGGGGGCGGGCACTACCCTCAGTCGTCCGGCCTCAGCCTGGCCAAGCTGCAGCAGTTCACCAACACGTTCATCGAGCACCCCCACTCCCTGCCTTTCAACCACTCGGCCTCGCACCCCATCACATCGTATGCAAACACGCCGTCCCTGTCCTCGCAGCACTCCAGCCTGGTGTCCCTGTCCCAGACCTCGCATCGAGTCCCCAACCCCCAGGTGCAGGCCACCATGACCCCGCCCCCGAACCTCAGCACCCCGTCGCCCATGATGCTGCAGCGCAACATGGGCATCCCGCCCTCGCAGCGGATCCAGCCCCAGATGGCCTCCAAGGGTCACATCTCGGCGCGCTCCAAGTCCGCCCCGCTGTCgcaccaccagcagcagatGTACCAGCGGCCCCCGCAGAGCGTGGCCTTGCAGGCGCCCTCCAGGACGCTGGCTGCCATGCCGCGCATGAACATGAGCGTGAACATCATGCCGGCGCCGGGCTACAACGTCAACTCCATGAACATGCCCTCGCTCAACGCCATGAACGGCTACGGCATGAGCCAGCCCATGATGAACAGCGGCTACCATGGCAACCATGCCTATATGAACCAGTCACCCCAGTACTCTATGCAGATGGGCATGATGGGAACACAGCCATACCCCCAGCAGCCCATGCAGGCTCCACCACATGGCAACATGGTGTACACTCCTGCTGGTCACCATGGTTACATGAACACAGGCATGCCCAAGCAGTCCCTGAAAGGGCCCTTCATCCGGCGGTAACTCTCCGCTGGTCCTCCTCGCGTGCATTTTGCTGTTCAGAGATGCACTGATCTGgccttttctcttttgtttgtgtcttttttgttaTCGTTTATGActtaaaaaccagcagcagcacttgGAAAGAATGCAAAAAATTTCATCGATGAGTGACCCTTGAAgctaatgttaaaaaagtatttttgtttctcCAGATGGGAAGCCTTACATCATTATGATGAGAATATATTGAATTAGTGTTAGTGTCTCTGATGTGTCTTTAGAGCAGCGGTCAGAGCGGTAGAGATTTCATCAGTGGTCTTGCAGTCGTGTAGCAGCCTCAAATGAAGCCATTTAATGTGCCTGCTACAAGTGGAGTTAGTGGCTGTTTGAACCTGTTCAGTGTACCTGTCTAACAGTGCTGACAATTAGTTTGTACTATACTCATgcctttgtatatttaaattattgtacTTATTTTGTAAAGTGACAACTAGCATGCTTCAGTCTCTGTTAGTGACAGTGCATTGAGTAGTACTGTACAAGTGTTGTGCTTAATAGCAAGCCATTTTAA carries:
- the kat6b gene encoding histone acetyltransferase KAT6B isoform X2, translating into MVKLANPLYTEWILEAIQKIKRQKQRPSEERICHAVATSHGLDKKTVLEQLELSVHDGSILKVTNKGSASYKDPGNPGRVGSIPPANVSVPSKESIWNSSDLRHIDWNKIIKRAIEGLDDTHGSSLKNIERYLRNQDDLSNIVDNPAFRQRLRLAAKRSVNNGRLSKNGPRYKLSHGSAEGRGSRCPSASPLVLSSVTLLPHERDQLRVDPIPICSFCLGTKESNRDKRPEELLSCADCGSSGHPSCLKFSPDLTSNVKRLRWQCIECKTCSSCRIQGKNADEMLFCDSCDRGFHMECCDPPLSRMPKGTWVCQVCRPKENGKKLLHKKADQIKRRYAKPIGRPRNKLKQRMSVTSGDGSMVALGGRGSPGHNGELRVKQEAHADFAAMSRDHVTEEDIEAFMHVQEMAMQRTGSLMNTDSMRCPALIEFGKYEIQTWYSSPYPPEYSRLQKLYLCEFCLKYMRSKNILQRHTKKCGWFHPPANEIYRKDDLSVFEVDGNVSKLFCQNLCLLAKLFLDHKTLYYDVEPFLFYILTKNDEKGCHLVGYFSKEKLCQQKYNVSCIMIMPQYQRQGFGRFLIDFSYLLTRQEGQAGSPEKPLSDLGRLSYLAYWKSVILEYLYKHPDKHISVKGISRATGMCPHDIAATLQQLGMIDRQDGRIVLIRRERLIQRHMEILRASRRRNEVDPDALRWTPSTTLNAVLSEEEREAEMDAERLKEQASCWEKEEREGFTMTHGSRPPLTKVHCKVPFRTYERRPALSWTRRIQQSQEVSDDEADDDDDSDASPPILTKAHAMLAAKRKRTIVLKKRGRKRKRINSSVTTETISERTEVLNEPFDNSDDERPMPLLERTCRVGEMEDEEDEDEDEEEEEEEEEEQDEEEQEEKIPITPMKRRRGRPRLEKNARRDNLEHWNEGADILSKRPSRPRPVKRKKGWPKGVKRGPPKWRLKNERKMGFKLNLYTPPETPMEADQHHIHTEEAKEEPDEDAVSADEGRTAGRGPASADVTMERLLSEPPSPADHGSLKSSSPEGSPVASPACSTATSPTPLALQDKADSPEPPEDDQQESDPGQDSPSKEVEHSTAEASLENDNAEEEEEEEEQRTRVEDQDADDEDDSHSKPAEPESSRAEFERECSKETECTSPFLDPKEDNNSELSQQVATAARSEEEPAAAAAADGLQEAPARATVATPPPEAVAVGSAADSDNPVESESEEESASSPCPDRPPPQPTERPAVSPVLRQDPPICTEIDSETAQAVQSLTQETERESVFQGCVESQEHCRPLQTYTHVAQSPQLTPLDDCPHSDHSSPLSSAQSHPSQSVRSVNSPAVSLLESGYTQISPDHSAISVPSLHNLETSPMMDVPSVSDHSQQVVDSGFSDLGSIESTTENYENPSSYDSTMGGSICGAGPSQNSCSYGSIPPSGLAQSSCAVSQQMAAVNPGSCGMIQQNSLSSPPHCNVKSPQGCVVVERPPSNSQHSQHSQRSQHSSHSRHGPHTQHSQHNQHGPHNQLSQHSQHNPHNQHPHHHNHHLQHNQLSQHNQHAQHGLHNQHAQHGQQQPLAQCAIPPNFTTTMQLADIPESGNPNFTLYERINHQGEYGGGHYPQSSGLSLAKLQQFTNTFIEHPHSLPFNHSASHPITSYANTPSLSSQHSSLVSLSQTSHRVPNPQVQATMTPPPNLSTPSPMMLQRNMGIPPSQRIQPQMASKGHISARSKSAPLSHHQQQMYQRPPQSVALQAPSRTLAAMPRMNMSVNIMPAPGYNVNSMNMPSLNAMNGYGMSQPMMNSGYHGNHAYMNQSPQYSMQMGMMGTQPYPQQPMQAPPHGNMVYTPAGHHGYMNTGMPKQSLKGPFIRR
- the kat6b gene encoding histone acetyltransferase KAT6B isoform X1 codes for the protein MVKLANPLYTEWILEAIQKIKRQKQRPSEERICHAVATSHGLDKKTVLEQLELSVHDGSILKVTNKGSASYKDPGNPGRVGSIPPANVSVPSKESIWNSSDLRHIDWNKIIKRAIEGLDDTHGSSLKNIERYLRNQDDLSNIVDNPAFRQRLRLAAKRSVNNGRLSKNGPRYKLSHGSAEGRGSRCPSASPLVLSSVTLLPHERDQLRVDPIPICSFCLGTKESNRDKRPEELLSCADCGSSGHPSCLKFSPDLTSNVKRLRWQCIECKTCSSCRIQGKNADEMLFCDSCDRGFHMECCDPPLSRMPKGTWVCQVCRPKENGKKLLHKKADQIKRRYAKPIGRPRNKLKQRMSVTSGDGSMVALGGRGSPGRGQKITVCSTPSSGHAASVKDSRDRLAVADPRCAVDATQFTTSTPTTSPPLTPTSTPATLTVNKKTKGLIDGLSKFFTPSPVGRRSRAVAVESPSELLSSRDEGPPKLSTPPEPFAFAADATQKITPSSSALPHAPTLPGFSPPSQVSSSSTSANSPQSSSSQSSVPSLSSLCNSSQLKGLFDGLSHIFTTQGHSRKKRLPCYAPHKRMLHKQDSPHASIAGPQRLGKNEFSKNRLHSTSAGQGRPRGHPFKMVSHFKRNPFLKKHRTLGRLRYKVSPQKGAPSPGKGDLTDGRIKPENNHGHNGELRVKQEAHADFAAMSRDHVTEEDIEAFMHVQEMAMQRTGSLMNTDSMRCPALIEFGKYEIQTWYSSPYPPEYSRLQKLYLCEFCLKYMRSKNILQRHTKKCGWFHPPANEIYRKDDLSVFEVDGNVSKLFCQNLCLLAKLFLDHKTLYYDVEPFLFYILTKNDEKGCHLVGYFSKEKLCQQKYNVSCIMIMPQYQRQGFGRFLIDFSYLLTRQEGQAGSPEKPLSDLGRLSYLAYWKSVILEYLYKHPDKHISVKGISRATGMCPHDIAATLQQLGMIDRQDGRIVLIRRERLIQRHMEILRASRRRNEVDPDALRWTPSTTLNAVLSEEEREAEMDAERLKEQASCWEKEEREGFTMTHGSRPPLTKVHCKVPFRTYERRPALSWTRRIQQSQEVSDDEADDDDDSDASPPILTKAHAMLAAKRKRTIVLKKRGRKRKRINSSVTTETISERTEVLNEPFDNSDDERPMPLLERTCRVGEMEDEEDEDEDEEEEEEEEEEQDEEEQEEKIPITPMKRRRGRPRLEKNARRDNLEHWNEGADILSKRPSRPRPVKRKKGWPKGVKRGPPKWRLKNERKMGFKLNLYTPPETPMEADQHHIHTEEAKEEPDEDAVSADEGRTAGRGPASADVTMERLLSEPPSPADHGSLKSSSPEGSPVASPACSTATSPTPLALQDKADSPEPPEDDQQESDPGQDSPSKEVEHSTAEASLENDNAEEEEEEEEQRTRVEDQDADDEDDSHSKPAEPESSRAEFERECSKETECTSPFLDPKEDNNSELSQQVATAARSEEEPAAAAAADGLQEAPARATVATPPPEAVAVGSAADSDNPVESESEEESASSPCPDRPPPQPTERPAVSPVLRQDPPICTEIDSETAQAVQSLTQETERESVFQGCVESQEHCRPLQTYTHVAQSPQLTPLDDCPHSDHSSPLSSAQSHPSQSVRSVNSPAVSLLESGYTQISPDHSAISVPSLHNLETSPMMDVPSVSDHSQQVVDSGFSDLGSIESTTENYENPSSYDSTMGGSICGAGPSQNSCSYGSIPPSGLAQSSCAVSQQMAAVNPGSCGMIQQNSLSSPPHCNVKSPQGCVVVERPPSNSQHSQHSQRSQHSSHSRHGPHTQHSQHNQHGPHNQLSQHSQHNPHNQHPHHHNHHLQHNQLSQHNQHAQHGLHNQHAQHGQQQPLAQCAIPPNFTTTMQLADIPESGNPNFTLYERINHQGEYGGGHYPQSSGLSLAKLQQFTNTFIEHPHSLPFNHSASHPITSYANTPSLSSQHSSLVSLSQTSHRVPNPQVQATMTPPPNLSTPSPMMLQRNMGIPPSQRIQPQMASKGHISARSKSAPLSHHQQQMYQRPPQSVALQAPSRTLAAMPRMNMSVNIMPAPGYNVNSMNMPSLNAMNGYGMSQPMMNSGYHGNHAYMNQSPQYSMQMGMMGTQPYPQQPMQAPPHGNMVYTPAGHHGYMNTGMPKQSLKGPFIRR